A genomic window from Terriglobales bacterium includes:
- a CDS encoding DUF3488 and transglutaminase-like domain-containing protein has translation MGTFSIFSPPRPAPLAAHSAVQRYFEVALYLLIVTGFATLVSTGKLDLLSLFVVSTALLLRGRQLLRRDTSQLSEKWTTRLTVAYAAFWFVDWQVISANFVTATVHLVLFATVVRMFSVQRHRDHLYLIALSFAAVLASALWTVDTTFLAVFVVFLLLAVATFIAMEMKLSAEAAQGRARESGAVSRLGVSLSGTTVALVAAIFAGAAVLFFILPRWQARYLSSLAPRNELVTGFSDDVRLGDIGEIKRSSQVVMHLQIDGDPDGRYDLKWRGVALALFDGTRWSNPPGQRALHLSSEGGFDLSRSDTSVIGMPHPPRVQQFVRYRVLMEPIGTNVFFVAYRPSLLYGPYREIATDDAGTIYNTDQQRMVSAYRAVSDIHRPPAEVLRAASPQVAPQVALYYLQLPPVDPKVRALAEEITRGAADPYDKAVALERFLHDKYRYTLVLPKRLAKDPIADFLLLRKEGHCEYFASAMAVMLRSLGIPARLVNGFRTGEFNTITGSYIIRASQAHTWVEVFFPGSGWVSFDPTPADPKQVPDSWSRFLLYMDAAREFWREWIINYDFQHQSQVSQTVVSRGRLRFDRARMWLRRKYEDLIESARRTTQQVSTQPSRYGLRLVAMFALLLLLANAGKLWKIWRDGRVAHQPERAPHAAAAIWYARLTRRLARRGWRKLETQTPTEFLITIEDPALRRAVEEFTRRYHRARFGDSVEDARALPALYEAITGMRNA, from the coding sequence ATGGGAACCTTCTCGATATTTTCGCCGCCGCGGCCCGCGCCCTTGGCCGCCCACAGCGCGGTGCAGCGCTACTTCGAGGTGGCGCTGTACCTGCTGATCGTCACCGGCTTCGCCACCCTGGTGAGCACCGGCAAGCTCGACCTGCTCTCCCTGTTCGTAGTCTCGACCGCCCTGCTGCTGCGCGGGCGCCAGCTCCTGCGGCGCGATACCTCCCAGTTGTCGGAGAAGTGGACCACCCGCCTCACCGTCGCTTATGCCGCCTTCTGGTTCGTGGACTGGCAGGTGATCTCCGCCAATTTCGTCACCGCCACCGTCCACCTGGTGCTATTCGCGACCGTCGTCCGCATGTTCTCGGTGCAGCGCCACCGTGACCACCTGTACTTGATCGCCCTGTCGTTCGCCGCCGTGCTGGCTTCGGCGCTGTGGACGGTGGATACGACCTTCCTCGCGGTCTTTGTCGTGTTCCTGCTGCTGGCGGTCGCGACTTTCATCGCCATGGAGATGAAGCTGTCGGCGGAAGCGGCCCAGGGCCGGGCGCGCGAATCCGGCGCAGTGAGCCGCCTGGGCGTCTCGCTTTCCGGCACCACGGTCGCGCTGGTGGCCGCCATCTTCGCCGGCGCCGCCGTGCTCTTCTTCATCCTTCCCCGCTGGCAGGCGCGCTATTTGAGCTCCCTGGCCCCTCGCAATGAGCTGGTGACCGGCTTCAGCGACGACGTGCGCCTGGGCGACATCGGAGAGATCAAGCGCTCCAGCCAGGTGGTGATGCACCTGCAGATCGATGGCGACCCCGACGGCCGCTACGACCTGAAGTGGCGCGGCGTGGCCCTGGCGCTGTTTGACGGGACGCGCTGGAGCAATCCCCCGGGCCAACGCGCGTTGCACCTCTCCAGCGAAGGCGGCTTCGATCTCAGCCGCTCCGACACCAGTGTCATCGGCATGCCGCACCCGCCCCGCGTTCAGCAATTCGTCCGCTACCGCGTGCTCATGGAGCCCATCGGCACCAACGTGTTCTTTGTCGCCTACCGGCCTTCCCTGCTCTATGGCCCGTACCGGGAGATCGCCACCGACGACGCCGGCACCATCTACAACACCGACCAGCAGCGGATGGTGAGCGCCTATCGCGCGGTGTCGGACATCCACCGCCCCCCGGCCGAGGTCCTGCGCGCGGCATCGCCCCAGGTGGCGCCCCAGGTCGCGCTTTACTATCTCCAGCTCCCTCCCGTGGACCCGAAGGTCCGGGCCCTGGCGGAGGAGATCACCCGCGGCGCCGCCGATCCCTACGACAAGGCGGTCGCCCTCGAGCGCTTCCTCCACGATAAGTACCGGTACACTCTGGTGCTGCCGAAGCGTCTCGCCAAGGATCCCATCGCCGACTTCCTCCTGCTGCGCAAGGAAGGACACTGCGAGTATTTCGCATCGGCGATGGCGGTGATGCTGCGCAGTCTGGGCATCCCAGCCCGGCTGGTGAACGGATTCCGCACCGGAGAATTCAACACCATCACCGGCAGCTACATCATCCGCGCCAGCCAGGCGCATACCTGGGTGGAGGTGTTTTTCCCCGGCAGCGGCTGGGTCAGCTTCGACCCGACCCCGGCCGACCCCAAGCAGGTCCCCGACTCCTGGTCGCGTTTTCTGCTCTACATGGACGCAGCGCGCGAGTTCTGGCGGGAATGGATCATCAATTACGATTTCCAGCACCAGAGCCAGGTCTCCCAGACGGTGGTTTCGCGCGGGCGCCTCCGCTTCGACCGCGCCCGGATGTGGCTGCGGCGCAAGTACGAAGACCTGATCGAGAGTGCCCGGCGTACCACCCAACAGGTCAGCACCCAGCCCAGCCGCTACGGTCTTCGCCTGGTGGCGATGTTCGCGCTCCTCTTGCTGCTGGCCAATGCGGGCAAGCTCTGGAAGATCTGGCGCGACGGGCGGGTCGCTCATCAGCCCGAGCGCGCGCCTCACGCTGCCGCCGCCATCTGGTACGCCCGCCTCACCCGCCGCCTGGCCCGGCGAGGCTGGCGCAAGCTGGAGACCCAGACGCCTACCGAGTTCCTCATCACCATCGAAGACCCCGCGCTGCGCCGCGCGGTCGAGGAATTCACCCGCCGCTACCACCGCGCCCGCTTCGGCGACTCGGTCGAGGACGCCCGCGCCCTGCCTGCACTCTACGAAGCGATCACCGGCATGAGGAACGCGTGA